From the genome of Oxyura jamaicensis isolate SHBP4307 breed ruddy duck chromosome 2, BPBGC_Ojam_1.0, whole genome shotgun sequence, one region includes:
- the RRS1 gene encoding ribosome biogenesis regulatory protein homolog has protein sequence MAAAVRVEELLAAAAAGEREAPSEEPPQPRGVSVEKDLELEFDLGNLLAIDPNPPPAAGLRGAGQRREAVLRALARDNAQLLVAQLWALPAERAGGAAGPLVARLPKPSYPLPREKPPPKPRPPTRWEQFARLKGIRRRKRSSLVWDEQAKEWRRRWGYRRAGGDPARSWLVEVPAGADPEEDQFAKKRQEKRERVARNEFNRLRNLARAHHAATTVPAPPLHPTGHQSREELGLAARVARVSTASLGRFQPRLPKEPVELPPRGRGGKKRHFEPVLGDLAAERRRQLELLRTMNSKKPALDITRAVNKQLREEDAEAASAKGKKKGQRGKRGRRQQQRPGRGGKKSGARRQQRPAGGSAVGGKRKKA, from the coding sequence atggcggcggcggTGCGcgtggaggagctgctggcggcggcggcggcgggggagcGGGAGGCGCCGTCGGAGGAgccgccgcagccccggggcgtATCAGTAGAGAAGGATCTGGAGCTGGAGTTcgacctgggcaacctgctggcGATCGACCCCAACCCTCcgccggcggcggggctgcgcggggctgGGCAGCGGCGGGAGGCGGTGCTGCGGGCGCTGGCTCGGGACAACGCGCAGCTGCTGGTGGCGCAGCTCTGGGCGCTGCCGGCCGAGCGggccggcggggcggcggggccgctaGTGGCCCGCCTGCCCAAGCCCTCGTACCCCCTGCCCCGCGAGAAGCCGCCGCCGAAGCCGCGGCCGCCGACCCGCTGGGAGCAGTTCGCCCGCCTCAAGGGCATCCGGCGGCGCAAGCGGAGCTCACTGGTGTGGGACGAGCAGGCCAAGGAGTGGCGGAGGCGCTGGGGGTaccggcgggcgggcggggacCCGGCCCGCTCCTGGCTGGTGGAGGTGCCGGCGGGTGCCGACCCGGAGGAGGACCAGTTCGCCAAGAAGCggcaggagaagagagagcGGGTGGCCCGCAACGAGTTCAACCGCCTGCGCAACCTGGCCCGCGCTCACCATGCTGCCACCACCGTCCCTGCCCCTCCGCTGCACCCCACCGGCCACCAGAGCCGCGAGGAGCTGGGCCTGGCCGCCCGTGTCGCTCGTGTTTCCACAGCTTCGCTCGGCCGCTTCCAGCCCCGGCTGCCCAAGGAGCCGGTGGAGCTGCCCCCGCGAGGCCGTGGCGGCAAGAAGCGGCACTTCGAGCCGGTGCTGGGCGACCTGGCAGCCGAGCGCAGgcggcagctggagctgctgcggACCATGAACAGCAAGAAGCCGGCCCTCGACATCACCCGTGCTGTCAACAAGCAGCTCCGCGAGGAGGACGCAGAGGCGGCCTCCgccaagggaaagaaaaaggggcaGCGTGGGAAGCGCGGccgccggcagcagcagcggcctGGCCGTGGTGGCAAGAAGAGCGGGGCCCGGCGGCAGCAGCGCCCTGCAGGTGGCAGTGCTGTAGGAGGCAAGAGGAAGAAGGCTTGA